A part of Podarcis muralis chromosome 15, rPodMur119.hap1.1, whole genome shotgun sequence genomic DNA contains:
- the PRND gene encoding prion-like protein doppel: MQRKLAAAVLFAALCICLCRKVGVSPSKRNKKPYTKRPSRTTSPVQKYLCHGGQMIDGVELQPNDTDYYRDNWKDFPDGLYYPNCSLYREPNVSKEALVGECVSFVTPSTKLNLSLGKDANDPKQRVMWFVINHLCANETCSQPCPQRSNTGALRFSSQALIIGLLGHSVLSTK; encoded by the coding sequence ATGCAGAGAAAACTGGCGGCAGCCGTCCTCTTTGCAGCCCTGTGCATTTGTCTCTGCCGGAAAGTGGGCGTCTCCCCATCTAAGCGGAACAAGAAGCCATACACCAAGCGGCCCAGCAGGACCACCTCACCTGTCCAGAAATACCTGTGCCACGGGGGCCAAATGATTGACGGTGTGGAACTGCAGCCAAACGACACCGACTATTACAGGGATAATTGGAAGGATTTTCCAGACGGACTTTATTACCCCAACTGTTCCTTGTATCGAGAGCCTAACGTAAGCAAAGAAGCCCTGGTTGGCGAGTGTGTCAGTTTTGTAACGCCTTCAACCAAGTTGAACCTGTCTCTAGGAAAGGATGCAAATGACCCCAAGCAGAGAGTGATGTGGTTCGTGATTAACCACTTGTGTGCCAACGAAACGTGCAGTCAGCCGTGTCCGCAGCGCTCCAACACTGGAGCCCTCCGTTTTTCCAGTCAAGCCCTGATTATTGGCCTGCTTGGTCACTCTGTTCTTTCCACAAAATAA